TGCTATCCCGCCTGGAGGGTCCGCTGACGGGACGGCGGCTCCTGTTTGTCGTCTCCCTGGATGAGGGCGGCGTGAACCGCGGGTTCTATGACCTGCTGGCCCATCTCCGCACCCATCCAAACTGCCTGGACCGCTGCGTGGGGAGCGTGCTGGTGGACGCCCCCGGCGATCTGTACACCAAGGCAGCGGGCCGGGACCTGGTGCTGGCCGCCAACCTTGCGGGCTGCGCCTTTGTGGGTCGCCCTCTGGTGGAAGGCACTGGCGATCTGCGGAACTTCACGGTCCAGGCCCGAAACGCTGGCTGTTCTTTGGAAGCGGCCTACCATCTGGCGACGGCGGATCTGGTGGAGCGGGTGCTGGCCTTCTCCCGCCCCCGGCTGGAGCGGCCGAAGCTGCTGGCCCTCCACGCCTCCAGCCGGGCCACCTCCAACACCCTGGCCCTGTGGGGGCTGGTGCGGACCCGGCTGGAGGAACGCTGTGACATCACGGAGATCTGCCTGCGGAACGGCACGCTGGAGGACTGTGCCGGCTGCCCCTACACCACCTGCCTCCACTTCGGAGAACAGGGCGGGTGCTTCTACGGCGGCGTCATGGTCCAGGAGGTCTACCCCGCCATCCGGGAGGCGGACGCGCTGGTGCTGCTGTGCCCCAATTACAACGACGCTCTGTCCGCCAACCTGACGGCAGCCATCAACCGGCTGACGGCCCTGTACCGCACCACCTCCTTTGCGGACAAGGCGGTGTTCGCCATCGTGGTGTCCGGCTACTCCGGCGGTGACATCGTGGCCTGTCAGGCGGCGGGAGCCATGAACATGAACAAGGGCTTCTGGCTGCCGGCGAACTTCTGCCTGCTGGAGACCGCCAACGACAAGGGCGAGGCCCTGGCCCTGCCGGGGATTCAGGACCGGGCGGATCGGTTCGCGGAGAATATGTTATGTCAGCTTGCATACTAGAAGAAGGCACGCCTTTCGGCGTGCCTTCTTCTCAGCCGTAGCCGCTGTATGTACAACATTCGATGTCGAACTCCGCCGCAATTCTTCCTTCCGCGTCATAGGCAATCATGACCGGATAGCAAACCGCTTCCGGCGACTGTTCCAATGGCAGGGGCTCCATAATCCAGAAAAATGTCCGGTCCCGTCCGGTGACAAAGTCCTCCTGCTCCACGGTCAAGCGGCGAAGCTCACTGCGTACCGCTTTTCCCTGGTCGTACTCCTCCTGCTGAATGCTGATCACCACTGTCTCGATTGCGGGGTCATTGATCTGTCCAAAATAGCAGCCCAGTACCTTGTCATCATGGCTGATCTGATGATAGCCCGCATATATGGGTTCCTCGCCGGTGCAGTCCACCGTAGCTCCGAACATCGTCTCCCAGCCCAGCGGACTGAGATGGGTATCTCCCAGCATCACAGCGCGCTCGTTTTCCATCAGGTAGAAAAGATGTGTTTTATAGAGCGACGGCTCCCACTTCCGCTCAACGACCCAGGCCCTGCCGATCCCCTCATGTTCCGCCTCCCGCCGGACAGCCTGAATCGGGAGCAGGGCGATACCAAAAATATGATCCACAAGCAGCAAACTCACCAGTGCCAGCAGCACCCGCCACAGGGCCTGCCGTTTCCGGGAGGGCAGCTTTTTCCGTCTCATAATCCCTCCTGTTCCGGCAGGGGCAGTTCCAGACGGATCTGCTCGTCAAATGCCTCAAAGCGCAGTACGACGTATGTATCCTCCGGGGAGAGGCGCACATAGCAGGAGCCATATTCTACCCTCCAGTTTCCCCGTCCGCTTCCCTTCGGAGGGTCTCTCCTTCCTCCCGGCGTTTCCAGCCAGGTTTGCTCCATCAGCCGTCTGGACACAATGCCGCCGGGAATTCGATCATACGCACACAGCTGAACTTCCGCCTCCCACACACCTGGGGTATCATCCGCCTGCCCTATGCTGATCCGGTAAACCCGCAGGATGTCGTTTCCAACTGGAATGCGGATATCCAACCGCTCCGTTGCTGCCACAGCGGTATATGCAGACGGTTCATTCGGATAAATACGGGCGGAGATGCTATCAATAACCATCCCCAATATTCCCAGGGCCAGCAGAGCCTGAGCGCACAGCACCACTGTCAGCACCACCGCCGCCCGGCTCACCAGCACCCAGCCCCAGCCGGTGTATTGCCTGTTCAGCTCCCGTCCCACCTCATCTGGCTCTCCCATGGCGGCGATGGCCCGCTCTTCTGCCAGCTCCTCGTCATACCCCAGCTCCCGCAGGGCCTCCATGTGGTCCTCGATGTGGCCGTCCAGCTCCGACCGAATGGCCTCCCGCTCCTTCTCCGTCACACGGCGCAGGGACGAAAGCACCCGGTCCGTATAATCCCGCCTGTCCATATCATGCCGGGTCCAGCCCCGGACAGGCCTGGAGCACCGCATTCACCGCGCCGGAGTAGGTCTGCCAGGCGGCAGCCTCCTCCCGCAGCACCGCCGCCCCCCGGCGGGTAAGGCGGTAGTATTTCCGCATCCGGCCGGTGGGGGCCTCCTGCTGATACGCCTCCACCGCCCCGTCCCGCTCCAGGCCGTGGAGCACCGGGTACAGCGTCCCCTCCTTCATCTCAAAGGTGTGGTCGGATCTGCGGGCCAGCTCCACGATCATCTGGTAACCGTACATATCCTCCCCCGCCAGCAGGGACAGCACCAGCAGCTGGGCGTGGTCCATGGTCTGCTTTTTTGCCATCGGGCACCTCCTGTCCAGGCAACATACCTAGAATTACTATGCCTTTAGTATACATAGTAATTCTAGGTATGTCAATTACAAAAAACGCGCGCCTGCCCGGCGCGCGCTTTTTTCCTCAATTCTTCCCGATCCCCAGCAGATCCCGGCCATGGCTGTTCAAATGCGGCGCCAGCTGCTCGTAGGACAGCCGGAACTCCTGCGGCCCCATGGCGTAACAGGCAATCTCATAGGGGGAGAAGGCCACTGTCATCCCCTCCTCATTGAAGGAGACCGCGTAGCTGCTCCAGTTTGCGGCAATGTCCTGATAGTCCTCCCAGTAGCCGGCCTCCACGGCGGCTTCCGGCGTCATGTCGATCTGGCGGATGATCTCGTCCCGGACCGCGTCCAGAAATATCTGCCCGTCCGCTGCCAGAATCTCAGGCGCGAAGAACTGGCCCGTCATCAGGTCGAAGTTCCAGGCCAGCAGTACCGTGTTGGGGTGGGCCCCGCCGGTATAGCTGTAATACTCCGCCTGGATGCACACCATCTGCTCCGTCTGATAGACAGAACAGTCCAGCTCCAGCGTGTAGGGTGTCCAATTCCCACCGGACTCCGTCCGAAAGGCCAGCTCCTCCTCTGCCCAAGCCGTCACCTCGTCAAAGCCATCCGCCCCGGCCCAGTCGCGGAACCGGCTGTTGAAGGCCTCCGCCCTCTCCAGGGCCGCCGTCTCCGCCGGGGAGGCCGCCTCCGTCAGCACAGTGCCGTCCGGCAGGGTCACGGTCATCTCCGGAAGCTCATAGGAGCGCACAGCCAAAGTCGTGCCGTCCGCCGCCGCGGCGCTGTCCTCCAGCGTCTTCAGAACCACCGTGTAGGTCAAGGGCTCGGATGCAGCCTGAGTGAAGGTGGCCGCGCCCGTCATCGTGCCGCTGTCCGGCTGCTTCTGTTCCGGGACGGCAATCTCCTGCGATGCAGCCGTGGGCTCCTCCGTCTCCGGAACGGGGGCTGCGCAGGCTGTCAGCATACACAGCAGCAAAAGCAGGGCGATCATCCGTTTCATAGGGGTTGCTCCTTTCCTCAGCAGGGCGCAGGCCCTCCTAAGATCACGGGACCTTCCCTCCACTCCGTGCCGCCGGCGGCGGAGAGGCGGGGATACGCCAGGGTATACAGGTCCGTGGCGCGGACCTCCAGTTCAAACAGGCGCCGGGCCTCCGGGCCCAACCGCCGGACCTGCGCCGGCCTGGTCAACACCGGCACGGCTGCCGCCTCCCGCATCCGGGAGAGCAGTCGGCAACCGGTCCCATTGGCCGCCAGCACCCGCAGATAGGGCACCCGCTCCGGCATATCGCCGGGCGTCAGTCCCAGGTAGGCCCACAGCACCATCCGCCGCAGGCGGGCCATGGCGTAACGCTTCGTCTTGGCTGCGGCCAGCAGTTCGGGCAGCGAGGCGGCAGCGCGGGAGGCGTCGTACAGTCGATTCCAAATGCCCTCCCGCCCCTGGTCCAGGGCGGCAAAGTCCGCCGCCGTCATGGACCGCAGCCGGGCCAGAATGGCCCGGTGACTGTTCTCCCAGAACACCGGGGCCCGG
This DNA window, taken from Dysosmobacter welbionis, encodes the following:
- a CDS encoding NAD(P)H-dependent oxidoreductase, whose protein sequence is MIGISEELTVIRPGGALSPRCAGVLEAALVGRQAEVLSRLEGPLTGRRLLFVVSLDEGGVNRGFYDLLAHLRTHPNCLDRCVGSVLVDAPGDLYTKAAGRDLVLAANLAGCAFVGRPLVEGTGDLRNFTVQARNAGCSLEAAYHLATADLVERVLAFSRPRLERPKLLALHASSRATSNTLALWGLVRTRLEERCDITEICLRNGTLEDCAGCPYTTCLHFGEQGGCFYGGVMVQEVYPAIREADALVLLCPNYNDALSANLTAAINRLTALYRTTSFADKAVFAIVVSGYSGGDIVACQAAGAMNMNKGFWLPANFCLLETANDKGEALALPGIQDRADRFAENMLCQLAY
- a CDS encoding PadR family transcriptional regulator; amino-acid sequence: MAKKQTMDHAQLLVLSLLAGEDMYGYQMIVELARRSDHTFEMKEGTLYPVLHGLERDGAVEAYQQEAPTGRMRKYYRLTRRGAAVLREEAAAWQTYSGAVNAVLQACPGLDPA
- a CDS encoding permease prefix domain 1-containing protein; protein product: MDRRDYTDRVLSSLRRVTEKEREAIRSELDGHIEDHMEALRELGYDEELAEERAIAAMGEPDEVGRELNRQYTGWGWVLVSRAAVVLTVVLCAQALLALGILGMVIDSISARIYPNEPSAYTAVAATERLDIRIPVGNDILRVYRISIGQADDTPGVWEAEVQLCAYDRIPGGIVSRRLMEQTWLETPGGRRDPPKGSGRGNWRVEYGSCYVRLSPEDTYVVLRFEAFDEQIRLELPLPEQEGL
- a CDS encoding DUF3298 and DUF4163 domain-containing protein, with amino-acid sequence MKRMIALLLLLCMLTACAAPVPETEEPTAASQEIAVPEQKQPDSGTMTGAATFTQAASEPLTYTVVLKTLEDSAAAADGTTLAVRSYELPEMTVTLPDGTVLTEAASPAETAALERAEAFNSRFRDWAGADGFDEVTAWAEEELAFRTESGGNWTPYTLELDCSVYQTEQMVCIQAEYYSYTGGAHPNTVLLAWNFDLMTGQFFAPEILAADGQIFLDAVRDEIIRQIDMTPEAAVEAGYWEDYQDIAANWSSYAVSFNEEGMTVAFSPYEIACYAMGPQEFRLSYEQLAPHLNSHGRDLLGIGKN